CAAATTTGAGGAACCCCAAATTTAAgtctttacaaatataaaagttagacTCATTGGTTACCATTAAGAACTatttttaagtggataatataGATCTAATCCATAtctgacccatttttaaaaagtttattatccaacccatttttagtggataatatggatgaataattatttattttatctattttgcCACCACTGCCTATCACCAAGATTGCGGTGGAGTGGTATGTACTCTTCTTGTTTAAGCAGAGGTCTCGATTTTAAACCTTGGGTATGAAGTCGATTTTGTTAGAGATGTTTTACCCTCTAAACTGGAATTTTCTAGCGTAAATCAGGATTAGTCAAACTCTAGAAGAGGTACAAACCGAAAAAAAGGTAGCATACAATCTTTTAATTAAGGGCGGCGTTTACAAGCATGCATTTCCCTATTAACCAAATTTTTCAGCTAGACAGGTCCAAACTTTTTATTACTATAAATACGATCTTTAATATATACCACAGAAAATAACAGTGCAGGTTCTTTTCAGCTAAATATACCGACATTTTCCTTTTCCACCAGTCATCTTTTTATTGTATTGTGGTTGTTTTTTCTTTTGGTGGTGGTGGggaccggggggggggggggagagaaaTCTTTTTAAATACTTACAAGTGAAATTATGGATTAAAGTGTGGCCGTACGGTCAATAAAATGAGATGAAAATTATGAGAGATTTAGAGACAATTCAAATCTTAGCAAAGACCAAGAAATGCTAGATGatttttttatttgcttaaattttgGTGGGAAGAATTATTCGACACTTATAATGTTTATAGGAGGTAGCTATCCTGTGAAACAATCTATGTCAAAAAATTTCATCAGTTGTGTCGAAAAATAGCAGGGTATCTAATGAAATAATAGAGATGAGGAGCAAATTAATCTCGACATCACcgtgattaaaaaaaaaatgtatatGAACTAAACGAAAGTGCCAGTCGTTGAAGCGGTCCTTTTAGCTAGGTTTTACCTGAAATTCGACCCAAAATCTCAATATTAACGTCATTCCTCATTTAAATTGAAataaatttctttattttcttaatatAAAGTCTTGACTCCCTAAAGTAAACTTGGTCTGATTATTTCATTTTCAGTTGGTTGATGTGGCATAAAATTAGACCATGAGATCTTTAACCACATTGTTCTGCTAAGTACCTCTCTTGTAGAAGTGATTAGtaactccaaaaaaaaaattgatcttAAGAGGAGATTTTAGTTGACCAACTCATAGGGAGTTTACTCAGTTTGTGTGAGCTTGCTCATATTACTGATTCATAATTATAACGAAGGAGGCCGATTGTGGTAAGTTGGCAAACGTAAAACTAGCTAAATTTTTATAATTCTCATAATACAAAACTCATAGGGACAAACTCACTTGTTACGGGCAGTTAGACTAGCACTCTTTCCCTAATCAAATGAGCTGACTGTCTACTATATATGTCATGCATTGACAGGTGATATGAGAGAGGCTGCATCTAAGTATAACTTTCAAATTAAATCCCGAATTCGAGGATACACTTAGCTATTGAGACGCATTTAAATATAGCTTTCAAATTAAATTCCGAATTCATATATACACTTAGCTATTAAAGGTTAGGAGAGAGCCAAGCGTGTGACATTATTTTGTATGTTGTGTCCACGCTATTTTTCCgttttgttattattgtttttctaTCTATTTTCTGTTTCCTACGATGCGTATATTATTTTTCCGATTTTTGTTGTCACAGATTCTATTGTatattttcgtcttcttgagctgaGAGTCtctcggaaacagcctctctgcccctccgGATTAGGGATAAAATCTGCATACATTCTattctccccagaccccacttgtggaatttgACTGGTGTTGTTAAACTTGGCTATTGAGCCGGAAAGGTCATGTTTTCATGTGACCCTAGCACAGAAAGAAAAATCTTTAAGTGCATTTTCcactgaagaagaaaccaaggcAAAGCAACTGGGTCACAGTAATGTTTATGCAGCCTTGCTATACTCTTAAATTAGAAATATATTGCATACTGTCGAACGTGGAAAAGTAATAGTCTTTATCATATACATACAGAACTACATACACTGCGACTATTTTCAGAGTTCTTCTTGGCTAACTACTACAGATTGGCTGCATCTCTTTTTTTCGCCGAGCTACATTACAAGTTATTATATAATAGCTACTACTACAAGCAAATCCTCTGTTAAATTAGAAGTCGTCTTCAAGAAAGGTCGATAGCAAAAGCCCTTGCACAAACTTACTTTTTCTAGCCTTCTCTTCTTGATCTTCCTCAGATAGTGGAGATGGCTGGAAATTTCTGTTCAGAATAACATTAAGATCACTGATCTCAGACATAGTCAATAGAAAACACCAAAATGAGCATCACACTTATCGCTAGACATTGTCAAGTGTATTTACAACGTTCAATAAACTCATGACAAATGCCTTTTCTAAACATAGGCCAGCACTCTACAGGAGTATCTACGACTATTGAGAAATGATAAATATAGCATACAGGATGGGAAGGCATAATAGCCATACAAAGTTACATTATATATTTTTATCACATTACATCCAAATTtgactggtaaagttgctgccatgtgaccagaaggtcacgggttcaagtTGTGGAAACAACCTTTTGCATAATGCAGGGTAAGGCtacatacaatagacccttgtggtccggcccttccccggaccccgcacatagtgggagcttagtgcaccatgCTGCCCTTTTTACATCCAAATTTGGCTTAAAATGACTTTCCATTAAGAAAATAAAGTTGTGTGCAATTCTACCAAAAGTTTAAACATTAGCAGACACATGAAGAAAATAAATCCAATGAGCTATGGTCAGAGAAACATGAAGAAAAGAAATCTGACTATGGTCGTGCTCATATTCTTAGAAACATTACATTATTAAGGACTTTGTTCCCTTTATACCCCACTTTCTCATCCACTTTCCAGCATCAAAAGCAATAATAAAGAAGACATAACAAAAGTGTAATAATTGCTGCCATACCTGTCAGACAGGTTCTCAACAGCGCTATCTTGTGTTGAGCATGCTTTAGCAGAAGACAGAGGTTGAACTTCAGGAGGTTCATCAACCAAAGCTGAACTGTTAatgaatgaagataacaagggaTCAGGATCTGTAGTTGAGGAAGAAATCAAGTGCGAGGATCCCCTGAGGATGGATTGTAGACTTCCTTCTCTCAGCTCTTTTCTTAaaatagaaagagttgaattAGATCCACCCCTACGAAATCGTCTCTTGCGCTGCACCTGTTACACAGTCGAGCCCAGCAGTAAATCAAGACAGAAGTGGAATGCTTTATAGTTCTAGCAAGAGCTACTGATACATTGCCTACTGTAATATCACAAGGAGAGACAGAAAACGCTTCACATTCAAATCCCAGTCTCAACTATGAAAAATCAACAGAAGGATACCTTTAGAATATTTCCATGTTGCTGAGTAATATGCCCAACCAAATTCACCCCGACCTTTTTTGCACAAACGGGGCATATCTGCATTTACAGACATGTTATCTAACTCATCGATTAACTCAGATATATCAACCAGCATAAACATTTTCAACTGACATTTAAAAGTCAGAGTGCCTGAGGATCAATTTTGGTCATGTTTATTGGCATTTAGAGATATCAACATTTTACTTTGACACACAGTTCACAATAAGAGGTCTAAAATCTTAAGTAGATTTAAACATTATAACGATGGAGAATAAATTTTTGTTAAACTTTAGTCACCATCTGACTTTGGTTCGCGTCATTAAAACAAAAGCTTTGTCCTAATTGTTATCTTTGTCTGGAAAAAAAGGCATGTGAAGGTGACGTCTGTCAATACAAAATGTGATACAAACGCTACAACTAAAAACACATAATCAAGACACAAAATAACCCTACTTTTTTTTCCtggtgcttttttttttttggggggggggggggggagcgtAGAATGAGCATATCTCCTCCTTTAACTCATCAATTCCGCACAGAAATCTGAGACCACGTCATCTCTTACTTCACATTCCCAAGCCAAAATTTAGAAGTTAAAGTAAAGTACCAAGGAGAAAGAAATGAGCTACCCTCGTTAAGGAACCTTTGACTCCCATGATAAACAAGTCCGGATCATCATTCTCAATACCCCAAATGCTGCGGCTAGCTTTTCAGTATCAGACGTGCTTCCCAGGATTTCCAGTTTATATATCTCTTTAGCTAGTGGAGTTGCACAAGGGTGTTACCTTGTTAATAATTTATCTTGGTCAAATGAGACCAAAGCTAACACAAATAGAAAGCAAGAAGCTTAATATTCCTGTGTGCATCTCCTAACAAAGCTAGGCCCTGAATCAGGTTGCACTTCTAAGTCTATTCACTATGAGAGTGACAATTAAATCATAGTTGACTTTCTTTCTCTTAATATAGCACGCCCAACAGCCAAACTCTCTTATCAAGAGTCAACAGTGGTCCATTACCGATTTTCCCCCTTGTTGACTCGAATACTCAACCTTAGGGTAGGAGGTGGAGGAGCCTTTCCACTAGGCTAAAGACAAATCCTTTTTAAACTTGTATAAGGGAAACTAGAAACTGGTAGAAAACTCCAAAAATAAGCAAGAGCATTCAGAAAGGATTTGGAAAAGATATTCTTTTCCAATGAAAAATATGAGGCAAATTATATAGCTTCAAAGGAGGAGTAGAAAAGGTGGGAGGTGACAGGTACCCGGTGGATTAGTCGAGATGCGCGCAAATTGGCCGGGACACCACCATTacggaaaaaaagaaagaatttgtGACTATCAACAACACAAGAAAAACGAATATCGTCAGAGATTTTAATTGCACTGACATAGCAGCTGAACAGAGGAAAACCTACTATAATGAAGCATTTATGCAACAAATGTTTCTGACACATAGCCTATACCGCTTGATTTCTTGCTCTCCCCAAATAATGTAAAGGAGAAGGAAtcaagaaactatttttttcccTCCTTTTTGTAACTTGTATAAGGGAAACTAGAAACTGGTATCCTGAAGTCGTGAAGTTCGAAGCCTCTAAAATAGACATACTGAATGAAAAGGATCATTTCATATAGCTAAAGGTCAACGTTTTCACATTGCAAAATGTGCATGTCCCAGAACCAATACTGTGGTCGacaactcccccccccccccccccaggatCATTTCATATAGCTAAAGGTCAACGTTTTCACATTGCAAAATGTGCATGTCCCAGTAATCCTCCGAACACCCATCTCgacaaacccccccccccccccccacaaaaaaAAAGCACAAgaaatagagaaaagaaaaataagctaAACCATTGAAAAGATTGCACTAGAGAAAGTCAAATGCAGCATCATAATTAGAAGGTTAACAAAGTCCAAAACTTCAACGTGCACATAAGACAGTCCTAGGTGCTAAGAACTTTACAATCCACATATGATAGTTCAATCAATTCAACTATGTGCCTCAACTCAATATGATATTCGaacaaaaggggaaaaaaagCAAGAAAATTAAGAGTTGCAGAGATATTGTACCCCATTCTTAGCCTCAATAGCATGCTCGTCGTCGATATGACAGCAAAGGCCAACAATATCAAAATCCTCGCCACAGAAAGGGCATAGAAACTCCGGCCTTGACTCCTCTTCACCCTCATACTCTTCTCCTATATTATAGAAGTCTGCATAAGACACCAAATACACCCCAACTTCAATCACAAAAACCATAAACAATCTTTCCGACAATTCAACAATCCATAATGCAATAAGAAAAAAACCAGCAATACAACAACTACACCTCAGTACCAAACAAGTaggggtcggctatatgaatccttacTAACCATGTTTCCTCATTTAAATTCATTTCAGGCCAacattatacaaaataaaaataaaaaagaaaagtaatgaaAGCTCTCTATATTTCCTACTGGCATAAGATTCTCCATTCTAATAGGGCTAAAGGACTCCTAAAGAGTATAGGATCTTATGAAACATAATAACATGACTTAAACATATTCCTAGCAGTACAAGGCACCTTTAATATTGAATAAAATAGTATTATTGTCTCAATCATCTTACAGAATTTTTGACAAAACATCTGTTTATTGGGCCGCCCTTTTACTATATGAGAGCCGAACTGCTTTCCTTTTTGGGGTAATATTTGTAAAACATCTTTACAATGCCTCTCTACAAAGTAGGAATAATTtgtgtgtacacactaccctctcagACCCCACAACGTGTGATTACACTGGGtacgttgttattgttgtatttgaAAAACATCTTTACGataaaaagaaattatttgaaGTACTTCAAACCGAAAATGAGCTACTTTTCACCATCATACTTCAgaacacatatatatttttttacagAAAGTGTACTGAAGATGCCTAAAGAGGAAAGTAAGTGAGAAAATACTAAACCCCTAAATACCAGAAACTAAAACCCAGCATTGCAAACGTAAAATTTCCTTTTCTATTCTTTCATTTTCTTGCAAAACATAATCCACTTAACCTCAGCTCACAAACAAATTCCTTCTTCCatcccaaaaattattattttttaaacagTATTACTATTtaaagtaactcaaataaatcattaGATACTTTGACTCGTACTCTTTCTTTCTCAATTTATGTAACATTATTTAAAAAAGGCTAACTTTTTAAACGTGTGATCCAAAATAAATCATAAAGAGATAAATTTTGTGTAGTTATAAATCATTTCATTAGGGATAAAATGAGAATTTA
This DNA window, taken from Nicotiana tabacum cultivar K326 chromosome 15, ASM71507v2, whole genome shotgun sequence, encodes the following:
- the LOC107775113 gene encoding protein DEHYDRATION-INDUCED 19 homolog 4 isoform X2, whose product is MDSDSWIRLSTSSRRNQSRSDFYNIGEEYEGEEESRPEFLCPFCGEDFDIVGLCCHIDDEHAIEAKNGVQRKRRFRRGGSNSTLSILRKELREGSLQSILRGSSHLISSSTTDPDPLLSSFINSSALVDEPPEVQPLSSAKACSTQDSAVENLSDRNFQPSPLSEEDQEEKARKSKFVQGLLLSTFLEDDF
- the LOC107775113 gene encoding protein DEHYDRATION-INDUCED 19 homolog 4 isoform X1, which produces MDSDSWIRLSTSSRRNQSRSDFYNIGEEYEGEEESRPEFLCPFCGEDFDIVGLCCHIDDEHAIEAKNGICPVCAKKVGVNLVGHITQQHGNILKVQRKRRFRRGGSNSTLSILRKELREGSLQSILRGSSHLISSSTTDPDPLLSSFINSSALVDEPPEVQPLSSAKACSTQDSAVENLSDRNFQPSPLSEEDQEEKARKSKFVQGLLLSTFLEDDF